The following are encoded in a window of Salinibacter ruber DSM 13855 genomic DNA:
- a CDS encoding TIGR00341 family protein, translated as MALRLIDLYHPDTDDALDVPDAPHDVLGHWTYAIDDGQRVDRLLMEVEDTEPFLDWVEGTAITEYRVVIQAVEATLPRPEVDADEGETQAGGEAAEEDEEESAARVGRAELYEYARDATDVSSYYYSLIALSVIVAAGGMLRNQTAVVIGAMVIAPLVGPNLALALGTTLGDPDLLKRSVRANVTGLALALGGALGLGVVMTVDPATSELAGRTVIGIADIALAGAAGAAGALAVTRGGATGLVGVMVAVALLPPAVATGLLLGAGHPDPALRAGLLTVTNVVALNLAAVCTFLLLGVRPRDWRDVAQARTSTRIALVLWGSALAVLALLLWQFA; from the coding sequence ATGGCTCTCCGCCTGATCGACCTCTACCACCCGGACACGGACGACGCCCTCGACGTGCCCGACGCCCCCCACGACGTGCTCGGGCACTGGACCTACGCGATCGACGACGGGCAGCGCGTGGACCGCCTGCTCATGGAGGTGGAGGACACCGAGCCGTTCCTGGACTGGGTGGAGGGCACCGCGATCACCGAGTATCGGGTGGTGATCCAGGCCGTGGAGGCGACGCTGCCGCGGCCCGAGGTGGACGCGGACGAAGGCGAGACGCAGGCGGGCGGCGAGGCCGCCGAGGAGGACGAGGAGGAGAGCGCCGCGCGGGTGGGGCGGGCCGAGCTCTACGAGTACGCCCGCGATGCGACGGACGTCTCCAGCTACTACTACTCGCTCATCGCCCTTTCGGTGATCGTCGCGGCCGGGGGGATGCTGCGGAACCAGACCGCCGTGGTGATCGGGGCGATGGTGATCGCGCCCCTCGTCGGCCCCAACCTGGCCCTCGCGCTCGGCACCACCCTCGGGGACCCGGACCTGCTCAAGCGGTCCGTCCGGGCAAACGTGACGGGGCTGGCCTTGGCCCTCGGCGGGGCCTTGGGCCTCGGGGTCGTCATGACGGTCGACCCGGCGACGAGCGAGCTGGCGGGGCGCACGGTCATCGGGATCGCCGACATCGCGCTGGCCGGCGCGGCGGGGGCGGCCGGGGCGCTGGCGGTCACCCGGGGTGGGGCCACGGGCCTCGTCGGGGTGATGGTGGCGGTGGCACTGCTTCCCCCCGCCGTGGCCACGGGCCTCCTGCTCGGGGCGGGGCATCCCGACCCGGCCCTCCGGGCGGGCCTGCTCACGGTGACCAACGTCGTCGCCCTCAACCTGGCGGCGGTGTGCACGTTTTTGCTGCTCGGCGTGCGGCCCCGCGATTGGCGCGACGTGGCGCAGGCGCGCACCTCCACCCGCATCGCCCTTGTGCTCTGGGGCAGTGCCCTGGCCGTGCTTGCGCTCCTCCTCTGGCAGTTTGCCTGA
- a CDS encoding MFS transporter, with protein MPDTKTSNPYLILFALWLMMFSASSQLIIMVPILPEIAATLGVNAFWQGMLLTAYALSLGVSALITGPASDRIGRRLILLYGTILMAVTLTLHTVAESYVLLFSMRLLAGIGGGMLTSGSVAYVGDYFPYEQRGWANGWVMSGTAFGQVAGIPIGKVLATGFGYRWPFLMFAVPMAVSAVLIWLYVPQPDADLDDQRLTPARLVEKYRAVLQGSDAVNAVASYLLMFSGFGLFTSFLPSWLESTVGVSSYEIALLFAIGGTANILASPLGGRVSDRIGRKPIVVWASLVLGLLMALAPLYITGFLIAAVLFFLAMGLIGIRVGPLQSLITALVPDRQRGLLMGLAMSVGQAGFGFGSFVASITYGPYGFFSNAVGGALAMIGMAGLVHWGLPEPPLASVEEPAPEAPSVAETP; from the coding sequence GTGCCCGACACGAAAACCTCGAACCCGTACCTGATCCTCTTCGCGCTCTGGCTGATGATGTTCTCGGCCAGCAGCCAGTTGATCATCATGGTGCCCATTCTCCCCGAGATCGCGGCGACGCTCGGGGTGAACGCGTTCTGGCAGGGCATGCTGCTGACGGCCTACGCACTCTCGCTGGGGGTGTCGGCCCTCATCACGGGGCCGGCGTCCGACCGCATCGGGCGCCGGCTCATTCTGCTGTACGGGACCATCCTGATGGCCGTCACGCTCACCCTCCACACGGTGGCGGAGAGCTACGTCCTGCTGTTCTCCATGCGCCTGCTGGCGGGCATCGGGGGCGGCATGCTCACCAGCGGCTCGGTGGCCTACGTGGGGGACTACTTTCCGTACGAGCAGCGCGGCTGGGCCAACGGGTGGGTGATGAGCGGCACCGCCTTCGGGCAGGTGGCCGGGATCCCGATTGGCAAGGTGCTCGCGACCGGCTTCGGCTACCGGTGGCCCTTCCTCATGTTTGCGGTGCCCATGGCCGTCTCGGCCGTGCTCATCTGGCTGTACGTCCCGCAGCCGGACGCCGACCTCGACGACCAACGGCTCACGCCGGCCCGCCTCGTCGAGAAATACCGGGCGGTTCTTCAGGGCTCCGACGCCGTCAACGCCGTCGCGTCGTACCTCCTCATGTTCTCCGGCTTCGGGCTCTTCACGTCGTTCCTCCCCAGCTGGCTCGAATCCACGGTGGGCGTGTCGAGCTACGAGATTGCCCTCCTCTTCGCCATCGGCGGGACCGCCAACATCCTCGCGTCCCCGCTCGGGGGGCGGGTCTCCGACCGCATCGGGCGCAAGCCGATCGTGGTGTGGGCGTCGCTGGTCCTCGGCCTGCTGATGGCGCTCGCCCCGCTCTACATCACGGGGTTCCTCATCGCGGCCGTGCTCTTCTTCCTGGCCATGGGGCTGATCGGGATTCGGGTGGGGCCCCTGCAGTCGCTCATTACGGCGCTCGTGCCGGACCGCCAGCGCGGCCTCCTCATGGGCCTCGCCATGAGCGTGGGCCAGGCCGGGTTTGGGTTCGGCAGCTTCGTGGCCAGCATCACGTACGGGCCCTACGGCTTCTTCAGCAATGCCGTCGGCGGCGCGCTCGCGATGATCGGGATGGCCGGCCTCGTCCACTGGGGCCTGCCGGAGCCGCCGCTCGCCTCGGTGGAGGAGCCCGCGCCCGAGGCCCCGAGCGTCGCGGAGACGCCGTAG
- a CDS encoding TonB-dependent receptor has product MVNGWYRDLLLVAFLFLVGAGTSPLVVAQDASPKEVDTNGTVTGVVVEDGRGGPLPGANVRVAGSSTGTTTDLNGRYRIENLDPGTYDLRFSFVGFQQKTVTGVEVTAGGTTEIDITLAEETERLDEVVVEAKAARDSEAGLILKRAEAAAVSNAVSAETMSRAGAGTVADAMGLMTGGSVVEGKHVNIRGLQGRYVNVQLNGTTLPNADPEGNSVALDIFPSSLIDNVVTEKTFTPDKPGTFTGGSVDITTKSFPNDFFLNASVSTSSNSEVGVGGGILLPPDGLEEVPPVANSSSVPPGPTSDPERRDALNQVTQAFATGVSPRSNDVLGNRSAEVSLGDRFSVMGDRSLGVIASLTYDHSFSGYNGGTTARFSQTGINAEQLRPEASYTTRRGVEETLFGGLAGISFQLTPTDELGVRLLYNRDDEHIARYESGILPRDNISGDRRFETRVARVIERTVRTTELDGTHQFGSGAEGVRLEWQTAYSKVRREEPDNRFFPNEFSPGERDTSFAISGPVTGLPTRYFRDLTEQDWSGEASVEVPVGPTLFEAGGRFRTKTREFRERVFKHDAPIGHGFSGRPGAYVDERSGLLSDGTFGTYVTEVPSQGGNYDGALDTGAGYLMTETPVPGVPSLEFIGGVRFEYTDMSLNTLDTDTEGAFSQFDVLPSVNLVWTLREDMNLRLAYGRTIALPSFREFAPFQSFNFIGDFTERGNPALKRTRVDNFDLRWEWFPRAGELLSASLYYKDFTDPIERTFVAESVDQGIITYRNRESARVYGVELEARKRLGGLAPWLEHVQVGGNLTLTQSQIDRTEEVLTLIRQFRDDPDETRQLQGQSPYIANVNAGYDNPETGTAVNVFFNRFGDRLQTVSANGADIFERARSTLDINFSQRLLPGVSASISVKNVLNSDEVVSQTFKGDEFINDRRPLGRTVSVGVSYSY; this is encoded by the coding sequence ATGGTTAACGGTTGGTATCGAGACCTTCTGTTGGTTGCGTTTCTTTTTCTGGTGGGGGCGGGAACGAGCCCACTGGTCGTTGCGCAGGACGCGAGTCCGAAAGAGGTAGATACGAATGGGACAGTAACCGGGGTTGTTGTGGAGGACGGGCGTGGAGGGCCGCTGCCGGGGGCCAACGTCCGTGTGGCCGGGTCGTCGACGGGCACGACGACAGACCTCAATGGACGATACCGCATTGAGAATCTTGACCCTGGAACGTACGACTTGCGATTCTCCTTCGTCGGATTTCAGCAGAAGACTGTGACGGGGGTAGAGGTTACGGCGGGAGGGACCACGGAGATTGACATTACGCTGGCCGAAGAAACGGAGCGGCTCGACGAGGTGGTCGTGGAGGCCAAGGCCGCTCGCGACTCGGAGGCCGGTCTGATACTGAAGCGCGCCGAAGCGGCTGCCGTGAGCAATGCTGTTAGTGCCGAGACCATGAGCCGGGCCGGAGCCGGAACGGTAGCAGATGCGATGGGGCTGATGACTGGAGGATCGGTCGTAGAGGGCAAACACGTAAACATTCGGGGCTTGCAGGGGCGATACGTCAACGTGCAGCTCAACGGTACGACACTCCCGAACGCAGACCCCGAGGGCAACAGTGTGGCGCTTGACATTTTCCCGTCGAGTTTGATCGATAACGTCGTCACCGAGAAGACATTCACGCCGGACAAGCCCGGTACCTTTACGGGAGGCTCGGTCGACATCACGACGAAGTCGTTTCCGAACGACTTTTTCCTAAACGCATCGGTCTCCACCTCTTCCAACAGCGAGGTGGGAGTCGGTGGCGGCATCCTGCTTCCCCCGGACGGACTGGAAGAGGTGCCGCCCGTGGCGAACAGCAGCAGTGTTCCACCGGGGCCTACGTCGGACCCCGAGCGGCGCGACGCGCTAAACCAAGTGACGCAGGCGTTTGCCACTGGTGTGTCCCCGCGGTCCAACGACGTGCTCGGAAACCGAAGCGCGGAGGTTTCCCTCGGTGACCGGTTCTCCGTCATGGGAGATCGTTCGCTCGGCGTCATCGCCTCCTTGACGTACGACCACTCTTTTTCCGGATACAACGGGGGGACGACGGCCCGCTTCTCTCAAACGGGCATCAACGCGGAGCAGCTCCGCCCTGAGGCCTCCTACACGACACGGCGCGGCGTGGAAGAGACACTGTTCGGGGGGCTTGCGGGGATCTCGTTTCAGCTTACGCCCACGGACGAATTGGGAGTGCGTCTTCTCTACAACCGCGACGACGAGCACATCGCCCGATACGAATCGGGAATCCTTCCCCGTGACAATATCTCTGGAGACCGGAGATTCGAGACGCGGGTGGCCCGTGTGATTGAGCGCACCGTACGGACGACGGAGCTTGACGGCACCCATCAGTTTGGCAGTGGGGCGGAGGGGGTGCGTCTTGAGTGGCAAACAGCCTACTCGAAAGTAAGGCGGGAGGAGCCGGACAATCGCTTTTTTCCGAACGAGTTTTCTCCCGGAGAGCGCGACACATCGTTTGCCATCTCCGGGCCGGTCACCGGGCTTCCCACCCGATATTTCCGGGACCTCACGGAGCAAGATTGGTCGGGCGAAGCCTCGGTTGAGGTACCGGTGGGACCGACCCTCTTCGAAGCGGGAGGCCGCTTCCGAACGAAAACGCGGGAGTTTCGCGAACGCGTGTTCAAACATGACGCCCCTATCGGACACGGGTTTAGCGGACGTCCGGGGGCGTACGTCGATGAGCGGTCGGGCCTTCTTTCGGACGGGACGTTCGGCACCTACGTGACTGAAGTCCCATCGCAGGGCGGGAACTACGACGGGGCTCTCGACACAGGGGCCGGCTACCTGATGACCGAGACCCCGGTGCCGGGCGTCCCGTCCCTCGAGTTCATCGGTGGGGTGCGGTTCGAGTACACGGACATGTCGCTAAATACGCTCGACACCGACACAGAAGGGGCGTTTTCACAATTCGACGTGCTCCCCTCGGTGAATCTTGTCTGGACGCTCCGTGAGGACATGAACCTGCGCCTCGCCTACGGTCGCACCATTGCGCTGCCGTCCTTCCGGGAGTTTGCTCCGTTCCAGTCCTTCAACTTCATCGGGGACTTTACGGAACGAGGAAACCCAGCCCTCAAGCGCACGAGAGTCGACAACTTCGACCTGCGCTGGGAGTGGTTCCCCCGGGCCGGAGAGCTGTTGTCGGCGAGCCTGTACTACAAGGACTTCACCGATCCGATCGAACGAACGTTCGTCGCGGAGTCCGTTGATCAAGGCATTATCACGTACCGAAATAGGGAAAGTGCAAGGGTCTACGGGGTGGAACTGGAAGCTCGAAAGCGACTGGGCGGCCTCGCTCCCTGGCTGGAGCACGTGCAGGTGGGGGGAAACCTCACGCTGACCCAGTCCCAAATCGACCGTACTGAGGAGGTGCTCACCCTCATTCGACAGTTTCGAGATGATCCAGACGAGACACGGCAGCTTCAGGGACAGTCGCCCTACATCGCGAACGTGAATGCGGGCTACGACAACCCCGAGACGGGCACGGCCGTGAACGTGTTCTTCAACCGGTTCGGCGACCGGCTCCAGACCGTCTCGGCGAACGGGGCGGACATCTTCGAGCGGGCCCGGAGTACGCTAGACATTAACTTCTCGCAACGGCTGCTCCCGGGGGTGTCGGCGTCGATTTCGGTCAAGAATGTACTTAACAGCGACGAGGTCGTCTCGCAAACCTTCAAGGGGGACGAATTCATCAACGACCGGCGTCCACTCGGGCGCACCGTATCCGTCGGCGTGTCTTACAGCTACTAA
- a CDS encoding glycosyltransferase family protein encodes MSHPPRTGDAMALRCLFVVQGEGRGHLTQAMALRRMLRDAGHRVAGVVVGKSDDQAVPAFFRAAFEAPVTDVESPGFVSDDADRSVRPWATLRRALGRTPTYWRSLSALDAAIKRHDPDVVVNFFEPLMGLYAVTHSPSVPVVAVAHQYMFLHPAYRFPSGRRDKRWAARAFARLTACGASRRLALSLYPAPDRSQDDLAVLPPLLRPGVFRQPQDRSEPFILVYILNSGYADEVIRWHEQNPTVPLHCFWDRPDAAPVEAYDETLTFHQLDDEKFLRLMARCRGFVSTAGFESIAEAMYLGTPVQVVPVEGHYEQRCNAVDAVRAGAGVRSTQFDIGHLRAALDRGSTPEARFQAWVRQGRRRFVRELEAAARRPVAGSLGPRVAERILEAA; translated from the coding sequence ATGTCCCACCCACCACGCACCGGCGACGCAATGGCGCTGCGCTGTCTTTTTGTCGTCCAGGGCGAGGGCCGCGGCCACCTCACGCAGGCGATGGCCCTGCGGCGCATGCTCCGGGACGCCGGGCATCGGGTCGCCGGGGTCGTCGTGGGCAAGAGCGACGACCAGGCCGTGCCGGCCTTCTTCCGGGCGGCGTTCGAGGCCCCCGTCACGGACGTCGAGAGCCCTGGCTTCGTGTCGGACGACGCGGACCGCTCGGTGCGGCCGTGGGCCACGCTGCGCCGGGCGCTCGGGCGCACGCCGACCTACTGGCGCAGCCTGTCGGCCCTCGACGCCGCCATCAAGCGCCATGACCCGGACGTGGTGGTGAATTTCTTTGAGCCCCTGATGGGCCTCTACGCCGTGACGCATTCGCCGTCCGTGCCGGTCGTGGCGGTGGCACACCAGTATATGTTTTTGCACCCCGCCTACCGATTTCCGTCGGGGCGCAGGGACAAACGGTGGGCGGCCCGTGCGTTTGCTCGCCTCACGGCCTGCGGCGCCTCACGGCGCCTCGCGCTCTCGCTCTACCCGGCCCCCGATCGCTCCCAAGACGACCTGGCCGTGCTGCCGCCGCTCCTGCGGCCCGGGGTGTTCCGCCAGCCCCAGGACCGAAGCGAGCCCTTCATTCTCGTCTACATCCTGAACAGCGGGTACGCCGACGAGGTGATCCGGTGGCACGAGCAGAACCCGACGGTGCCGCTCCACTGCTTCTGGGACCGGCCGGACGCGGCCCCCGTGGAGGCCTACGACGAGACGCTGACCTTCCACCAGCTCGACGACGAGAAATTCCTCCGCCTCATGGCCCGGTGCCGCGGCTTCGTGTCCACCGCCGGCTTTGAGTCGATCGCGGAGGCGATGTACCTGGGGACGCCGGTCCAGGTGGTGCCGGTGGAGGGGCACTACGAGCAACGCTGCAATGCCGTCGACGCGGTGCGGGCCGGCGCAGGGGTGCGCAGCACGCAATTCGACATCGGGCACCTCCGGGCTGCGCTGGACCGCGGATCGACCCCGGAGGCGCGCTTCCAGGCGTGGGTGCGGCAGGGGCGCCGCCGCTTCGTGCGAGAGCTTGAGGCGGCCGCCCGCCGCCCTGTCGCCGGGTCTTTGGGGCCGCGGGTGGCGGAGCGAATTCTTGAGGCGGCTTGA
- a CDS encoding endonuclease/exonuclease/phosphatase family protein: MPTGEASGRDADALRVMTFNLSPAFARGPDRERTLAELVQREAPAVLSVQETWMKTRSASDGGGLFVSWPLRVLLEDSVGYALPRARPPETTIYRPVLGQVRLDSMRVHPLPPSGGSDPRSRYTRTFFTWQGRPAVLYNVHLHTVGTRPWDLPGTAASLARWRTFLRTYRAGALHRADQARRIHRHIEQETRPVLVTGDFNSTPHQWAYRHLLQGLRAAGGGATFPAGWPLVQIDHVLVGPEWRVGSATVPGLEATDFVSDHRPVVARVRWRDGYEE, from the coding sequence GTGCCAACGGGGGAGGCGTCGGGGCGCGACGCGGACGCGCTGCGGGTGATGACGTTCAACCTGTCCCCTGCATTCGCCCGCGGGCCGGACCGCGAGCGTACGCTGGCTGAGCTCGTCCAGCGGGAAGCGCCCGCCGTGCTGAGCGTCCAGGAGACGTGGATGAAAACACGGTCGGCGTCGGACGGCGGGGGGCTGTTTGTGTCCTGGCCGCTCCGGGTGCTCCTGGAAGACTCGGTCGGGTACGCCCTTCCACGGGCCCGCCCCCCTGAGACCACGATCTACCGGCCGGTGCTGGGACAGGTGCGATTGGACTCGATGCGTGTGCACCCGTTGCCCCCGTCCGGGGGATCCGACCCCCGTTCCCGCTACACGCGTACGTTTTTCACCTGGCAGGGGCGTCCCGCCGTGCTCTACAACGTCCACCTCCACACGGTGGGCACTCGCCCCTGGGACCTGCCGGGCACGGCCGCCTCGCTTGCGCGCTGGCGCACCTTCCTGCGAACGTACCGGGCGGGGGCGCTGCACCGTGCCGACCAGGCCCGCCGCATCCACCGGCACATCGAGCAGGAAACGCGCCCGGTGCTCGTAACGGGCGACTTCAACAGCACCCCACACCAGTGGGCCTACCGCCACCTACTGCAGGGCCTTAGGGCGGCGGGCGGGGGCGCCACCTTTCCGGCCGGGTGGCCCCTCGTACAGATCGACCATGTCCTGGTCGGGCCGGAGTGGCGTGTCGGCTCGGCCACCGTTCCGGGGCTGGAGGCCACGGACTTCGTGTCGGACCACCGTCCCGTCGTCGCCCGGGTCCGGTGGCGGGACGGCTACGAGGAGTAG
- the phoU gene encoding phosphate signaling complex protein PhoU: MPNRLARELTELRSRLLDMATIVAEQFTDAVDALLAHDVDQAERIMDRDREVDALELEVDEYCQRILARHQPVATDLRTLLTVEKINTDLERIGDHCRNLAGNAEHVTEAPGVLDAVKIREMSQAARRMLDEAKQAFLDQDAELARSIPDLDDEVDRLHHENFRGLVDYIQKNPEHAEVAAHLITASKAIERISDHSTNIAKGVVFLIEGVDIRHASVQEEMAPGSRSPLRSSYSS; this comes from the coding sequence ATGCCGAACCGCCTCGCCCGCGAACTTACGGAGCTCCGCAGCCGCCTGCTCGACATGGCCACCATCGTGGCCGAGCAGTTTACCGACGCCGTCGACGCCCTGCTCGCCCACGACGTGGACCAGGCCGAGCGCATCATGGACCGTGACCGTGAGGTCGACGCCCTGGAGCTGGAAGTCGACGAGTACTGCCAGCGCATCCTGGCCCGCCACCAGCCCGTCGCCACCGACCTCCGCACCCTGCTCACGGTCGAAAAGATCAACACCGACCTGGAGCGGATTGGGGACCACTGCCGCAACCTGGCCGGCAACGCGGAGCACGTGACCGAGGCCCCCGGTGTCCTGGACGCGGTCAAAATCCGCGAGATGAGCCAGGCGGCCCGCCGCATGCTCGACGAGGCGAAGCAGGCCTTCCTGGACCAGGACGCAGAGCTGGCGCGCAGCATTCCCGATCTGGACGACGAGGTGGACCGCCTCCACCACGAAAACTTTCGGGGGCTGGTGGACTACATCCAGAAGAATCCCGAGCATGCCGAGGTGGCCGCCCACCTGATCACCGCCAGCAAGGCCATCGAGCGGATCTCGGACCACTCGACCAACATCGCGAAGGGCGTCGTCTTTCTCATCGAGGGCGTCGACATCCGCCACGCCAGCGTGCAGGAGGAGATGGCCCCCGGCAGCAGATCGCCCCTCCGCTCCTCCTACTCCTCGTAG
- a CDS encoding glycosyltransferase family 4 protein, producing the protein MRLLFVSHSLPPEGRPLANVGGMQRVALKLHETLEARADANALDYDALLLRSAWRTVHLKTPLFLARAGWQIARAARQNAVDVVLFSSMVTASLAVPLQGLLRRHGVRTAAIVHGLDVTTPFPPYQWFVPKVFGALDAVLPVSRATRQACLDRGAAPTQLRVVPNGIDTDRFEAPADRATARRALAASVEASPPSPPPDGLLLCSVGRQVERKGTAWFVDAVMPRLPADVHYWVAGDGPELDTIEAAIARHDLAPRVRLLGRIPNDTLGALYRGADLFVMPNVPVEDDMEGFGIVLLEAGQCGTPAVAARLEGIQDVIADGVNGHLVAPQSPDAFVDAIAAYRNDSEALDAAAQRALHHTEDTFGWPAVADTYLSVLRTLWRQGTPPAPDTTGRPPAHSHAAG; encoded by the coding sequence GTGCGCCTTCTCTTCGTCTCCCATTCGCTCCCGCCCGAAGGCCGCCCCCTGGCCAACGTGGGCGGCATGCAGCGCGTTGCCCTGAAGCTCCACGAGACCCTGGAGGCCCGGGCCGACGCGAACGCGCTCGACTACGACGCCCTGCTGCTGCGCAGCGCCTGGCGCACGGTGCACCTGAAGACGCCCCTGTTTCTCGCCCGGGCCGGCTGGCAGATTGCCCGGGCCGCCCGGCAGAACGCCGTCGACGTCGTTCTTTTCTCCTCGATGGTGACGGCCAGCCTCGCGGTGCCCCTGCAGGGCCTGCTCCGCCGACACGGGGTCCGGACGGCCGCCATCGTGCACGGGCTGGACGTGACGACCCCATTCCCGCCCTACCAGTGGTTCGTCCCAAAGGTGTTCGGCGCCCTCGACGCGGTGCTCCCGGTCAGCCGGGCCACCCGCCAGGCCTGCCTCGACCGCGGCGCCGCCCCCACCCAGCTCCGCGTCGTGCCCAACGGCATCGACACGGATCGCTTCGAGGCGCCCGCCGATCGGGCAACGGCCCGCCGGGCCCTGGCCGCGAGTGTGGAGGCGTCGCCCCCCTCCCCCCCACCCGACGGGCTCCTGCTCTGCAGCGTGGGACGACAGGTCGAGCGTAAGGGCACGGCCTGGTTCGTCGACGCCGTGATGCCCCGCCTCCCCGCCGACGTTCACTACTGGGTCGCCGGCGACGGCCCCGAGCTCGACACGATCGAGGCCGCCATCGCGCGGCACGACCTGGCTCCTCGCGTCCGCCTCCTGGGCCGGATTCCGAACGACACCCTGGGCGCCCTCTACCGCGGGGCCGACCTGTTCGTGATGCCCAACGTGCCCGTCGAGGACGACATGGAGGGATTCGGGATCGTGCTGCTCGAAGCCGGGCAGTGCGGCACCCCCGCCGTCGCCGCCCGCCTCGAGGGCATCCAGGATGTGATTGCCGACGGCGTGAACGGCCATCTCGTCGCCCCCCAGTCCCCCGACGCGTTCGTGGACGCCATCGCGGCGTACCGCAACGACTCCGAGGCCTTGGACGCCGCCGCACAGCGGGCCCTCCACCACACCGAGGACACGTTCGGGTGGCCCGCCGTCGCCGACACGTACCTGTCGGTCCTGCGCACCCTGTGGCGGCAGGGCACCCCGCCCGCCCCCGACACGACCGGTCGCCCCCCTGCCCATTCCCACGCGGCGGGATAG
- a CDS encoding glycosyltransferase family 4 protein, with translation MSPAPNPQSSRADRPSRRSTRRIALFAGAYTHIADGVSLTLNRLVEHLEQQGAEVRVFAPTVDDPAIEDHAGTLTSVPSLPVPGRSEYRLSLGLTPSVRQALDDFAPTLYHIATPDLLGHNALQRAQDTDTPVVTSYHTHFSSYLKYYHLGLLEAPVWGYLRSFYNQCRQVYVPTHAMADVLRGHGIDSDLRLWPRGVDTDRFAPSRRSAAWRRAHGIGTDEVVVAFVSRLVWEKGLDVYADVIDRLERQGVPHHSLVVGDGPAREELETRLPNATFPGFLDGTDLAEAYASSDVFLFPSDTETFGNVTLEAMASGLPTVCADAAGSRDLVDDGTTGRLCSPGHVEAFAEAVRTLVVDERRRDRMGTAARKRAQDFTWPAVLNRMSRYYDEVLPHPPSPSPQDPAPTGATA, from the coding sequence ATGAGCCCCGCCCCCAACCCGCAATCTTCGCGCGCCGATCGTCCCTCCCGCCGCTCTACCCGGCGCATCGCGCTCTTTGCCGGGGCCTACACCCACATCGCCGACGGGGTCTCGCTCACGCTCAACCGCCTCGTCGAGCACCTGGAGCAACAAGGCGCTGAGGTACGCGTCTTCGCCCCCACGGTGGACGACCCGGCCATCGAGGACCACGCCGGCACGCTCACGTCCGTGCCCTCCCTGCCGGTGCCCGGCCGCTCGGAATACCGGCTGTCCCTGGGCCTCACGCCCTCCGTTCGGCAGGCGCTGGACGACTTCGCCCCGACGCTGTACCACATCGCTACGCCCGACCTCCTGGGGCACAATGCCCTCCAGCGCGCCCAGGACACCGACACGCCCGTCGTAACGTCCTACCACACCCACTTCAGCTCCTACCTCAAGTACTACCACCTCGGCCTGCTGGAGGCGCCCGTCTGGGGCTACCTGCGCTCGTTTTACAACCAGTGCCGGCAGGTCTACGTCCCCACCCACGCCATGGCGGACGTGCTTCGGGGACACGGCATCGACAGCGACCTTCGGCTCTGGCCCCGCGGGGTGGACACCGACCGCTTCGCCCCGAGCCGCCGCTCCGCCGCGTGGCGCCGGGCCCACGGCATCGGCACCGACGAGGTGGTCGTCGCGTTCGTCAGTCGGCTCGTGTGGGAGAAGGGGCTCGACGTGTACGCCGACGTCATCGATCGGCTGGAGCGCCAGGGCGTCCCCCACCACAGTTTGGTCGTGGGCGACGGCCCGGCGCGGGAGGAGCTGGAAACCCGCCTGCCGAACGCCACCTTTCCCGGCTTCCTCGACGGCACCGACCTGGCAGAGGCCTACGCCTCGTCCGACGTCTTTCTGTTTCCGAGCGACACCGAAACGTTCGGCAACGTGACCCTGGAGGCGATGGCATCGGGCCTGCCGACGGTCTGTGCCGACGCGGCCGGCAGCCGCGACCTCGTGGACGACGGCACCACGGGCCGGCTCTGCTCCCCCGGTCACGTCGAGGCGTTTGCCGAGGCGGTGCGCACCCTCGTCGTCGACGAGCGGCGTCGCGACCGCATGGGCACCGCCGCCCGCAAGCGCGCCCAGGACTTCACCTGGCCCGCCGTCCTGAACCGCATGAGCCGGTACTACGACGAGGTGCTCCCCCATCCTCCGTCTCCCTCCCCGCAAGACCCGGCCCCGACGGGCGCAACTGCGTAG